The following proteins are encoded in a genomic region of Polynucleobacter paludilacus:
- a CDS encoding O-antigen ligase family protein produces MAASTSKSNASNPSNLNTNPHPFEVFARKSYLWMVGLYICLVFNEFIKRPVDFLALALILFGLPLISLQNAKLLWQTMRSSKANQLVTGSLAMMSALFLLGTATQIPLLEGFVAFGAQYAVHIGLAVVTLLVIPLNQRSLQYFANACMMALILLAACDLGYYGFQVLNNQPIGIDYTHRWFGDGYLFLTPFLLARIFGSNGHLHHQNINRQSPFLMSLMIGLLLIVIMLSGGTGARSTYGILALELLFFISIWILRKRSMTLSGEPKRVWVVIGQTIVWVLVLASVLIALRFLFSVIAPHLFDGTLNRSLQISDRVQNAWLPGIDLITQVPWFGHGFGRQAWDRAFTQLQLNHPQIQNFGSPHNWFLSAGFFGGIFAVLAQLLFSGAVLWSLYKSFTRSELSQQAQLTKNCSLGLAVGFIAFYCLRGQVELTIYKYLCITLVGFGLIQALDYQSEQGQKSPNPY; encoded by the coding sequence TCCTTCGAATTTAAACACGAATCCTCATCCATTCGAAGTGTTTGCCCGAAAATCTTACCTCTGGATGGTTGGTCTCTACATCTGTTTAGTGTTTAATGAGTTTATTAAAAGGCCGGTAGACTTTTTGGCACTGGCTTTGATCCTCTTTGGCCTGCCTCTAATTTCCTTGCAAAATGCCAAACTACTTTGGCAAACAATGAGAAGCTCAAAGGCCAATCAGTTAGTTACGGGCAGCTTGGCTATGATGAGTGCCTTATTTCTGCTGGGGACTGCAACTCAAATTCCGCTCTTAGAGGGTTTTGTGGCCTTTGGTGCCCAGTATGCTGTTCATATTGGGCTAGCTGTAGTTACCTTATTAGTCATTCCACTAAATCAACGCAGTCTCCAATACTTTGCGAACGCTTGCATGATGGCACTTATCCTATTAGCCGCATGCGACTTAGGGTATTACGGATTCCAAGTCCTGAACAATCAGCCGATTGGCATCGACTACACGCATCGGTGGTTTGGCGACGGCTATTTATTTCTTACTCCTTTTTTGTTGGCCCGTATATTTGGGAGCAACGGCCATTTGCACCATCAAAATATCAATCGACAATCCCCATTCTTGATGAGTCTCATGATTGGACTTTTATTAATAGTGATCATGTTGAGCGGGGGTACGGGCGCTAGATCAACTTATGGAATTTTGGCTTTAGAGCTACTATTTTTTATCAGCATTTGGATCTTGCGCAAAAGATCCATGACTCTTAGCGGCGAGCCTAAAAGAGTTTGGGTTGTAATAGGGCAGACAATCGTTTGGGTTCTTGTACTCGCTAGCGTTCTAATAGCCCTCCGTTTTTTGTTCTCTGTAATAGCCCCACATTTATTTGACGGCACCCTCAATCGCAGCCTGCAAATCTCCGATCGTGTCCAGAATGCTTGGTTGCCCGGTATTGATCTCATTACTCAGGTGCCTTGGTTTGGGCACGGCTTTGGAAGGCAGGCCTGGGATCGTGCTTTTACTCAACTACAATTGAACCACCCTCAGATCCAAAATTTTGGCAGCCCTCATAATTGGTTTCTATCAGCTGGTTTTTTTGGGGGTATATTTGCAGTTCTTGCGCAGCTTCTGTTTTCTGGAGCCGTGCTCTGGTCTTTGTATAAATCGTTTACCCGCTCTGAGCTAAGTCAACAGGCTCAATTGACTAAAAATTGCTCCCTAGGGCTAGCAGTTGGTTTTATCGCCTTTTATTGCTTGCGAGGTCAAGTAGAGTTGACGATCTATAAATATCTCTGTATTACCCTAGTAGGGTTTGGTCTGATTCAGGCTCTAGATTATCAATCTGAGCAGGGCCAAAAATCCCCAAATCCCTATTAA